Proteins encoded within one genomic window of Nitrospina gracilis 3/211:
- a CDS encoding metallophosphoesterase family protein, whose amino-acid sequence MSAFRFIHCSDLHIDSPFKKLDGVDDAMRDRLRVATSEAFANIVTLALNEKVDAVIIAGDVFDGEDKSLQAQFRFKHQLDRLSAAGIPAFIAHGNHDPLSSWSHTLQWPEGVHVFPGGEVASFPVGRDGRVVAEISGTSYPKKEVRETLVPLFSGIDTTVPTVAVLHANVGGNTNHDNYAPCRIEDLCGVAVDYWALGHIHAWQVLRDAHPAVVYSGNPQARHFKEGGEKGCFLVALEKGQTPDIVFHAVDTVRFIREQLDVTGCDTADAVAARIVDACRNRLAAIAGRDLVVEWTLTGRTRVHGLLQNTEDLAALREHVLTEFEGSTQRVWVELESRTTGHYELDALRQGRDFIADVIGRYDAVVAKDDLENLLRDLEPVFAERGGRLPPPDADTLKEWIAQARDLTLDHLLADED is encoded by the coding sequence GTGTCTGCCTTCCGTTTCATCCATTGTTCGGATCTCCACATCGACAGCCCGTTCAAGAAACTGGACGGCGTCGATGACGCCATGCGTGACCGCCTGCGCGTCGCGACCTCCGAAGCCTTCGCCAACATTGTCACCCTTGCGTTGAATGAAAAGGTCGATGCCGTGATCATCGCGGGCGACGTGTTCGACGGCGAAGATAAAAGTCTGCAGGCACAGTTCCGTTTCAAACACCAACTCGACCGCCTGAGCGCGGCGGGCATTCCCGCGTTCATCGCACACGGCAACCACGATCCTTTGAGTTCCTGGTCCCATACTTTGCAATGGCCGGAAGGCGTGCACGTGTTCCCCGGCGGTGAAGTCGCGTCGTTTCCCGTCGGACGCGATGGGCGAGTTGTTGCTGAAATTTCCGGTACCAGTTACCCGAAAAAAGAAGTACGCGAAACCCTGGTGCCGTTGTTTTCAGGCATCGACACAACCGTGCCGACGGTCGCCGTATTGCATGCGAACGTCGGCGGCAACACCAATCACGACAACTACGCGCCGTGCAGAATCGAGGACCTGTGCGGGGTGGCGGTCGATTACTGGGCGCTGGGTCACATCCATGCGTGGCAGGTGTTGCGCGACGCACACCCGGCGGTGGTGTACAGCGGCAACCCGCAGGCGCGGCATTTCAAGGAAGGTGGCGAAAAGGGATGCTTCCTGGTGGCGCTGGAGAAGGGCCAAACGCCGGACATCGTGTTTCACGCGGTGGACACCGTGCGCTTTATAAGGGAGCAACTCGATGTGACCGGATGCGATACGGCGGATGCGGTGGCCGCCCGCATCGTGGATGCCTGCCGCAACCGGTTGGCCGCAATCGCCGGACGCGACCTGGTTGTCGAGTGGACCCTCACCGGCCGCACCCGGGTGCACGGCTTGTTGCAAAACACCGAAGACCTAGCGGCCCTTCGGGAACACGTGTTGACGGAGTTTGAAGGGAGCACGCAACGGGTATGGGTGGAATTGGAATCGCGCACCACGGGTCATTACGAACTCGATGCCCTACGGCAGGGCAGGGACTTCATCGCCGATGTCATTGGCCGTTACGACGCGGTGGTGGCGAAGGACGACCTCGAGAATTTACTCAGGGATTTGGAACCGGTGTTCGCCGAGCGCGGTGGACGCCTGCCGCCGCCGGATGCGGACACGCTTAAAGAGTGGATCGCGCAGGCGCGCGAC
- a CDS encoding J domain-containing protein, which yields MFDKLFDWMKKNEPSKEAPPETAELTPEAKQALIKNWYATLGVPEGSDLGTCRRAWKQLLAKYHKDLISEDDDAQQEASRMTQRINEAYRGLQDELF from the coding sequence ATGTTCGACAAGCTGTTCGACTGGATGAAGAAAAACGAACCATCGAAAGAGGCGCCGCCGGAAACGGCGGAACTCACGCCCGAAGCAAAACAGGCGCTGATCAAGAATTGGTACGCGACGCTGGGCGTGCCGGAGGGATCGGATCTCGGCACCTGCCGACGGGCGTGGAAACAACTGCTGGCGAAGTACCACAAGGACCTGATCTCCGAGGACGACGATGCCCAGCAGGAGGCCTCCCGCATGACTCAACGCATCAACGAAGCCTACCGCGGCCTGCAGGACGAGCTGTTCTGA
- a CDS encoding aldo/keto reductase, giving the protein MTDTAATPTDTMAPTALPPMEYRRFGRTNESISVLTLGGMRFEQGWDAPRDYLPKAALENCIDTTRRALACGINHIETAHGYVKSEHLYGRTLKELGTPRSAYKMMTKGAPMTADDTRRLVDEQLKALRLDYVDFYGWHGINNQERLDAAVKPGGPVETLHRLREEGLVRHIGFSTHAPLDIILAAMRTNLFDFVNLHYYYFFQRHREAIQLAGELDMGVLIISPNDKGGQLWNPSQKLESLCAPLTPVQFNGRFCLSHPEITTLTMGFHAPEHFPQNLAILNGGDYLTPEDQPVKEKMDGQTKRIPDYCTVCNECLPCPENINIPEVLRFRNMLKGYGMRSFGKYRYNMLQSKGHWFPGEFANRCTECGDCLPRCPEELNIPKLLFETHARLYSPWRIWKGRITNGLEVAWLNVRNRLRGLSPR; this is encoded by the coding sequence ATGACCGACACCGCCGCCACCCCGACCGACACGATGGCCCCCACGGCCCTGCCACCGATGGAGTACCGTCGTTTCGGTAGGACCAACGAGTCCATTTCCGTACTCACGCTGGGCGGCATGCGTTTCGAGCAGGGTTGGGACGCGCCGCGAGACTACCTGCCGAAAGCGGCGCTGGAGAACTGCATCGACACCACCCGCCGCGCGCTGGCCTGCGGCATCAACCACATCGAAACGGCCCACGGTTACGTGAAAAGCGAACACCTGTACGGCAGGACACTGAAGGAACTCGGCACACCGCGCTCGGCATACAAAATGATGACCAAGGGCGCACCGATGACCGCCGACGACACGCGGCGGCTGGTGGACGAACAACTGAAGGCGTTGCGGTTGGATTACGTCGATTTCTACGGCTGGCACGGCATCAACAACCAGGAACGGCTGGACGCGGCGGTGAAACCCGGCGGCCCGGTGGAAACCCTGCACCGCCTGCGCGAGGAAGGGCTGGTGCGTCACATCGGGTTCTCCACGCACGCACCGCTCGACATTATCCTCGCCGCCATGCGCACCAACCTGTTCGACTTCGTCAACCTGCACTACTACTATTTTTTCCAGCGTCATCGTGAAGCCATCCAACTGGCGGGCGAACTCGACATGGGCGTCCTCATCATCTCGCCCAACGACAAGGGCGGGCAGTTGTGGAATCCATCCCAGAAACTAGAATCGCTGTGCGCGCCGCTCACGCCGGTGCAGTTCAACGGACGCTTCTGCCTGAGTCACCCTGAAATCACCACGCTGACGATGGGCTTCCACGCGCCTGAACATTTTCCGCAGAATCTGGCGATCCTGAACGGCGGCGATTACCTCACACCGGAAGACCAGCCGGTGAAAGAGAAAATGGACGGCCAGACGAAGCGCATTCCGGATTACTGCACGGTGTGCAACGAATGTCTGCCGTGCCCGGAAAACATCAACATTCCGGAGGTCCTGCGTTTCCGCAATATGCTGAAGGGCTACGGCATGCGTTCGTTCGGCAAGTACCGTTACAACATGTTGCAGAGCAAGGGACACTGGTTTCCCGGCGAGTTCGCCAACCGGTGCACCGAGTGCGGCGACTGCCTGCCGCGTTGTCCGGAAGAATTGAACATCCCCAAACTGCTTTTCGAAACCCACGCGCGGCTCTACAGTCCGTGGCGCATCTGGAAAGGCCGCATCACGAACGGGCTGGAAGTCGCATGGCTGAACGTGCGCAACCGCCTGCGCGGTCTTTCCCCCCGCTGA
- a CDS encoding fused MFS/spermidine synthase encodes FVFISLFGVLQTALLAAVVNLIIGIGCIRIHQEDNPGVKILPRLPKPTWFRFEADASQKLWMIVAFLSGLTALAYEVLWTRLLVFSIASTVYSFSIMLAVFLLGICLGSLLAVPVIARSRDLRNVLMVLQAGIAGYVTFTLFNMESLLSAPWNSYNLDRPMATFWRYLKDSSALMLVPTTLLGMSLPILIKLASRDHTHVGGGTGRIYAANTVGAIFGSLVAGFVLLPLIGTEHSLMAVVTLNLFVVALLFRTGNAPLKVRKVGTPAIVAVILAFTLVMPGDLLSPFFMRDSVGQRDMKSLLYFEEGLTDTVAVFEDNYGILDPDAKRLITNGISMSASNVIATRYMKLFAHVPILLSDTPDNILVICFGTGQTTGAAGIHPRVKSVDSIELSPSVINAAPAFAKENHDVVNNDKVNIVIQDGRNFLLTTDKKYDVITGEPPPPRTAFTVNLYTQDFYEQALRVLKPGGIMAQWVPLHSQSAREVDMHFKTFLSVFPHAQAWMSVANEILLIGSDQPIDIDLAKLKARFAEPRIKQAMDAIHIPDVHSFLANIWFLEEQMHALAEGQPLITDNRPRIEFYLDYGNVVDTPGLERIVFNRVEADRFWERVQNANAEDEAEFRRQFRVMDLYQRGVMYANREMLLEALRLANDDGLLRYHLQAGEPQIQELLEQVEADPGNLEALLNLGHSFYQIGQYKKSLEFLTLVRKRQPKNPFALLYTGYDLMELGQLEQAETALKDAVRNNPGEMRNVMQQVGLIDLLQKLEETPDDLLLLNAAAKFYNVRGEHLKSLEFSSRVLEKEPLDREALRSQMFSYRGLGQPREVIATGFQYGNVDPEDMQYMYLMAEMYIKILNCDKAIPFLEKILAVDDTYQNAQKWLDRCKKKTGEAVPAA; translated from the coding sequence CTTTGTATTCATCTCGCTGTTCGGCGTTCTGCAGACGGCATTGCTTGCGGCGGTGGTGAACCTGATCATCGGCATCGGTTGCATCCGCATTCACCAGGAAGACAACCCCGGCGTGAAGATCCTCCCGCGTCTGCCAAAACCGACGTGGTTTCGCTTCGAAGCGGACGCGTCGCAGAAACTGTGGATGATCGTCGCTTTTCTGAGCGGCCTGACGGCGCTCGCCTATGAAGTGCTGTGGACGCGCCTGCTGGTTTTCAGCATCGCCAGCACGGTGTATTCGTTCAGCATCATGCTCGCGGTGTTCCTGCTGGGCATCTGCCTGGGCAGCTTGCTGGCCGTCCCCGTCATCGCCAGGTCCCGCGACCTGAGGAACGTTTTGATGGTCCTGCAGGCGGGCATCGCGGGGTACGTGACGTTCACCCTGTTCAACATGGAATCGCTGTTGTCCGCGCCGTGGAACAGTTACAACCTCGACCGGCCGATGGCCACCTTCTGGCGGTACCTGAAAGATTCGTCGGCGCTCATGCTGGTGCCGACGACGCTCCTCGGCATGAGCCTGCCCATCCTCATCAAGCTCGCCTCCCGCGACCACACGCACGTGGGCGGGGGCACCGGACGCATCTACGCCGCCAATACTGTGGGCGCGATTTTTGGATCGCTGGTTGCGGGGTTCGTGCTGTTGCCGCTCATCGGCACGGAGCACAGCCTGATGGCGGTGGTGACGTTGAACCTGTTCGTGGTGGCGCTGCTGTTCCGTACGGGAAACGCACCGCTCAAGGTGCGCAAGGTGGGGACGCCCGCCATTGTGGCGGTGATCCTCGCCTTCACCCTCGTTATGCCCGGCGACCTGCTCAGCCCCTTTTTCATGCGTGACAGCGTCGGTCAGCGGGACATGAAAAGCCTGTTGTATTTTGAAGAGGGGCTCACCGACACGGTCGCCGTGTTCGAGGACAACTACGGTATCCTCGACCCCGATGCCAAACGCCTCATCACCAACGGCATCTCCATGTCCGCGTCGAACGTGATCGCCACGCGTTACATGAAACTGTTCGCGCACGTGCCCATTCTATTGTCCGACACTCCGGACAACATTTTGGTCATCTGTTTCGGTACCGGGCAGACCACCGGCGCGGCGGGAATTCATCCGCGCGTGAAGTCGGTGGACAGCATCGAGCTGTCGCCCAGCGTCATCAACGCCGCCCCGGCGTTCGCCAAAGAGAATCACGACGTGGTCAACAACGACAAGGTGAACATCGTCATTCAGGACGGACGCAACTTCCTGCTCACCACCGACAAGAAATACGACGTGATCACCGGAGAGCCGCCGCCGCCGCGAACGGCGTTCACGGTGAACCTGTACACGCAGGATTTTTACGAGCAGGCACTGCGCGTGCTCAAGCCCGGCGGCATCATGGCGCAGTGGGTGCCGCTCCACAGCCAGAGCGCGCGCGAGGTGGACATGCATTTCAAAACGTTCCTCTCCGTGTTTCCGCATGCGCAGGCGTGGATGTCGGTCGCCAATGAGATTTTATTGATCGGCTCCGATCAGCCCATCGACATCGACCTCGCCAAACTGAAAGCGCGCTTTGCCGAGCCGCGCATCAAGCAGGCGATGGATGCCATCCATATTCCGGACGTACACTCCTTCCTTGCCAATATCTGGTTTCTGGAAGAACAAATGCACGCGCTCGCCGAAGGCCAGCCGCTCATCACCGACAACCGCCCGCGCATCGAATTCTATCTCGACTACGGCAACGTCGTCGACACACCGGGGCTGGAACGCATCGTGTTCAACCGGGTAGAAGCGGACCGCTTCTGGGAACGTGTGCAGAACGCGAATGCGGAAGATGAAGCCGAGTTCCGCCGTCAGTTCCGGGTGATGGACCTTTACCAGCGCGGCGTCATGTACGCCAACCGCGAGATGTTGTTGGAAGCCCTGCGCCTGGCGAACGACGACGGTCTCCTGCGCTACCACCTGCAGGCGGGCGAGCCGCAGATCCAGGAACTGCTCGAGCAGGTGGAGGCCGATCCCGGAAACCTCGAAGCCCTGCTCAACCTCGGTCATTCGTTTTATCAGATCGGGCAATATAAAAAGAGCCTTGAGTTTCTGACCCTGGTGCGAAAGCGCCAGCCAAAAAACCCTTTCGCGTTGCTGTACACGGGGTACGACCTGATGGAGCTGGGGCAACTGGAGCAGGCGGAAACCGCGCTCAAGGATGCGGTTCGGAACAATCCGGGTGAGATGCGGAACGTCATGCAACAGGTCGGATTGATAGATCTCCTGCAAAAGCTGGAGGAGACCCCCGACGATCTCCTGCTCCTCAACGCCGCCGCCAAGTTTTACAACGTGCGCGGCGAGCACCTGAAGTCGCTCGAATTCTCCTCGCGCGTGTTGGAGAAAGAACCACTCGACCGCGAGGCCCTGCGCAGTCAGATGTTCAGTTACCGAGGCCTCGGTCAGCCGCGCGAGGTCATCGCCACTGGTTTCCAATATGGAAACGTGGACCCGGAAGATATGCAGTACATGTACCTGATGGCGGAGATGTACATCAAGATTCTGAACTGCGACAAGGCCATCCCCTTCCTCGAAAAAATCCTCGCCGTGGACGACACCTACCAGAACGCGCAGAAGTGGCTGGACCGGTGCAAAAAGAAAACGGGCGAAGCTGTTCCCGCCGCGTAA
- a CDS encoding fused MFS/spermidine synthase translates to MSSIHRSPMVYGFFFVSGITALVYEIIWTRMLTLVFGHTVYSVSVVLAAFMAGLGFGSYVWGHVIDRAVEEEKHPPLVVYAFIEILIFASAALLSLIFYKFHVFYAWFHQFVPDSPVLFAAIKALLAFLLMFVPTTFMGATLPIISKYYVTDDARLGTQVGYLYALNTLGASVGCLLTGFVFISLFGVLQ, encoded by the coding sequence ATGAGCTCAATCCACCGTTCCCCAATGGTTTACGGCTTTTTCTTCGTTTCGGGGATCACGGCCCTGGTTTACGAAATCATCTGGACGCGGATGCTGACGCTCGTGTTCGGCCACACGGTGTACTCCGTTTCGGTGGTTCTTGCGGCGTTCATGGCGGGGCTGGGCTTCGGCAGTTACGTGTGGGGCCATGTCATCGACCGCGCGGTGGAGGAGGAAAAGCACCCGCCGCTCGTCGTCTATGCATTCATCGAGATCCTGATCTTCGCCTCGGCGGCGCTGCTCAGCCTCATTTTCTACAAGTTCCACGTGTTCTACGCGTGGTTCCACCAGTTCGTCCCGGACTCGCCCGTGCTGTTCGCGGCCATCAAAGCTCTGCTGGCGTTTCTGCTGATGTTCGTGCCGACGACATTCATGGGCGCGACGCTTCCCATCATCAGCAAGTATTACGTCACCGACGACGCCCGCCTCGGCACGCAGGTGGGGTATCTGTATGCGCTGAACACGCTGGGGGCGTCGGTGGGGTGCCTGCTCACCGGCTTTGTATTCATCTCGCTGTTCGGCGTTCTGCAGA
- a CDS encoding PCP reductase family protein, whose translation MQEDYTAHEKEIEASDRIDHPYADENGVEWTVEAWERVKHAPEFVRPGIRKLMVQRAVKRNYKYITSDFLTEIRNESMMLVSKRVRQFGFEELSMGAFDVAKQKMAESPRKVEVIEEIQDFLALRTEKKEDIVDKFKNYMESAPTSGMPWTQDAMEKMEKVPPFVLGMAKQTIEARARQRGDKMVTPDIIDEVFTNVMPASAKEAMGMEVTEEDKQRDVDYANQQDDEPDFGMPWDDDAKAKVMRIPIPFIREMAIQRIEQEVSKENAERVTMDLFEKYRFSF comes from the coding sequence ATGCAAGAAGATTACACAGCCCACGAAAAAGAAATCGAGGCCTCCGACCGCATCGATCACCCGTACGCCGACGAAAACGGCGTGGAGTGGACGGTCGAAGCCTGGGAGCGGGTCAAGCACGCGCCGGAGTTCGTGCGTCCCGGCATCCGCAAGTTGATGGTCCAGCGGGCCGTCAAGAGAAACTACAAATATATCACGTCCGACTTCCTCACAGAAATCCGCAACGAGTCGATGATGCTGGTCTCCAAGCGCGTCCGGCAGTTCGGCTTCGAGGAATTGTCGATGGGCGCGTTCGACGTCGCCAAGCAGAAGATGGCCGAGAGCCCGCGCAAGGTGGAAGTGATCGAGGAGATCCAGGACTTCCTCGCGCTCCGCACCGAAAAGAAAGAAGACATCGTCGACAAGTTCAAGAACTACATGGAATCCGCGCCGACCAGCGGCATGCCGTGGACGCAGGACGCCATGGAGAAGATGGAAAAGGTGCCGCCGTTCGTGCTGGGCATGGCCAAGCAGACCATCGAGGCGCGCGCCCGTCAGCGCGGCGACAAGATGGTGACGCCGGATATCATCGACGAAGTGTTCACCAACGTCATGCCCGCCTCCGCCAAGGAAGCGATGGGCATGGAAGTGACCGAAGAGGACAAACAACGCGACGTCGACTACGCCAACCAGCAGGACGACGAGCCGGATTTCGGCATGCCGTGGGACGACGACGCCAAGGCCAAGGTCATGCGCATCCCCATCCCGTTCATTCGAGAAATGGCGATCCAGCGCATCGAGCAGGAAGTGTCCAAGGAAAACGCCGAACGCGTGACCATGGACCTGTTCGAGAAATACCGCTTCTCGTTTTAA
- a CDS encoding Nif3-like dinuclear metal center hexameric protein: protein MDIIQISHYLDQLLDIHNIKDASRAVNGLQVERTGDIKKVGLAVDACQATIDMAIDAECDMMFVHHGLFWGGLQPVRGAHYKKLAHMMEANLGLYSAHIPLDVHPVLGNNRQLADVIGLGNLQEFAFHDGQHIGLRGTIAPKTGHELGGMLSEALSANVRVIGDGVIRSVGLVTGGAGKLLGEAIREGLDCFITGEGDAYQFHDAMENGCILMFAGHYATETGGVKAVGKHLEEQFGLETTFLDYPTGL, encoded by the coding sequence GACATCCATAATATCAAGGATGCCTCCCGCGCGGTCAACGGATTGCAGGTGGAACGCACCGGCGACATCAAAAAAGTGGGGCTGGCCGTCGATGCCTGCCAGGCCACCATCGACATGGCCATCGACGCCGAATGCGACATGATGTTCGTCCACCACGGACTGTTCTGGGGCGGACTGCAACCGGTGCGCGGCGCGCATTACAAAAAACTCGCGCACATGATGGAAGCCAACCTCGGCCTCTACTCGGCGCACATCCCGCTGGACGTGCATCCGGTGCTCGGCAACAACCGTCAACTGGCGGATGTGATCGGCCTCGGCAACCTGCAGGAATTCGCTTTTCACGACGGCCAGCACATCGGCCTGCGCGGGACGATTGCGCCGAAGACGGGGCACGAACTGGGCGGCATGTTGTCCGAAGCGCTCAGCGCGAACGTGCGCGTGATCGGCGACGGGGTGATCCGTTCGGTGGGGCTGGTCACCGGCGGCGCGGGGAAACTTCTGGGCGAGGCCATCCGTGAAGGACTCGACTGCTTCATCACCGGCGAAGGCGATGCCTACCAGTTTCACGATGCGATGGAGAACGGGTGCATCCTGATGTTCGCCGGGCACTATGCGACCGAAACCGGCGGCGTGAAGGCCGTGGGCAAACACCTCGAAGAGCAGTTCGGTCTGGAAACCACCTTCCTCGACTACCCGACCGGTTTGTGA